From one Phycodurus eques isolate BA_2022a chromosome 6, UOR_Pequ_1.1, whole genome shotgun sequence genomic stretch:
- the lsm6 gene encoding U6 snRNA-associated Sm-like protein LSm6 has protein sequence MSLRKQTPSDFLKQIIGRPVVVKLNSGVDYRGVLACLDGYMNIAIEQTEEYVNGQLKNKYGDAFLRGNNVLYISTQKRKV, from the exons ATGAGTCTCAGAAAGCAGACTCCCAGTGACTTCTTGAAGCAGATCATTGGGAGGCCGGTGGTAGTCAAGCTGAACTCTGGCGTTGATTACCGAG GTGTCCTGGCCTGCCTAGATGGTTACATGAACATCGCCATAGAGCAGACAGAGGAGTATGTCAACGGGCAGCTCAAGAACAAATACGGTGATGCCTTTCTAAGAGGGAACAATG TTCTTTATATCAGCACACAGAAGAGGAAAGTCTAg